The window AATACCGCTAGCTTATTGCCCTTGCGTCATTGACGCTCATACAACGGAAGACAATGGGATACATTTAACGGCACCGCTAGTGAACGCATTGCAGGCAATCAGCACACTTGTTTGCCTGTAACCTCGCGCTCTTTTCAATTACGCACAAACAGAAAGAACAATCACAGTTCTGGGCAACAAGCTGTCATCGAGAGGTCAAATGAGCGAAGGCTAAATCCATATTTTATGTTGAACCTTTAAGCGAAAACTATTAAAGAACAGTGGGATCAAACAGTATAAATGGTTCTTGACAGAGCAAAGCTCACAATCAACCACTTGTTTGATTCACACTGATACAGTGGTTGTGGTCATAATTAAGAAATATTTTTCCGGCCTAGCTGGTATTTGTCTTCTGTCAGGTAGCTGGTTGACCTAATTCAAATCATTTTCAGTTTACTCACAGCATAACTGAGATGAAATCTTCGAAATATTATAAAGGACCAGTCACTACTCGATTTTTCAAATAAGCAATTTATTGGAGAGgcagatgagagagagagagagagagagagagagagagagagagagagagagagagagaagagagaggagagaggaggagagagagagagagagagagagagaggtgttgCGAAGCGTGCCACAGAAGATGGAACGAACGTGCCGCAAATGAGTCGACTCTTCACAATTATGATAGCTGGTAATATCTTGGGTATTCATTAAAGGCCCTGAAcagaaacagacaaacagacaaaggcTCTTCTTTAACTCAAGTCCTAGCGGCATCAACTAAGTTATACATTTTAATATCCAATCAAGGTCTTCCTTTACTACGCTAATGACAAGGTATGAAGACACTCAAGAGCGCGCCGACCTCTACAGGTCACAGATGCCAAAACGGCGAGGTCATGCGAAATAGATTAATGTCATATTAATACTTTCAGTTGACCTTCCTCGGAGTGAAAGTAATTATATAGGtaattatcatatacctcaaGCCACGTTCCTGTGTAACGCTACGGGAAGAACCGCCCTCACATTTGCGTAATAATTTGCCGAATCACGCCCaagcacattttgtcaacatatgGGCAAGCGCGTGCATTTCATTTTCAGAACGAGCTTGATTCCGGTTACTACGCGCATTGCTGTCAGCAAACGTTCCGCTCGTAAACAAAGCCAGTGCGAGATTCGATGATGCATGGTTACCGATATTATATACGTTTTCTTGAAAGACGAGAAAGTGAACTGTAATGATGTTAGTCAGATCGAGTGCCATCATGCGATACCACATGAGGAAAACCGTCACCCGCCCCCAAGCACGGTCATTTCATCGCGAAATGATCGTAAACTTCAAAAGCACACTATTTCTTTTAAACTTTATTCTTATGATCTAATCTCGCTGCCTTTGTAAAAGTAATTTACGATGATTTACATTACACCGTTCTTGCACTACGATTCACGCACCATCTTCGTTGGTAACACGTCCATCACTTTACGAGTTCGGcgggtaaacaaatgacgtcattatgtatatcAATACGCGACGGTATGCGGCCATCACTTTtccgaaaaaaattacagaaaggaGTTAAATATTTGATATCGAATGTATTTTTATCTCAAAATCTTTGGACAATATAGTAAAGTACATATTTGTAGTTCTATACGTAACGGTATATGATAAAAACTTTGCTGCCAGGATACGGGTTTTGCAGATCGAGGTCGTACGGCGCAAGGGCCCTCGCACTCTCGGACCTTTCCGTGGTACGACCTCGGTTCGCAAaaaccgtatcagggccgtaaagagtAATGATGAATATGCGCCATTTGTACGCTACATAAGAATTATACGAAAGTTAAATGGGGATACTTAATGTGTTCAATTGTGAGTGTTCGACACACAAAcacgtccatccatccatccctcaattcatccatccatccgtccgtccgtccgtccgtccttacatacatacatacatacatacatacatacatacatacatacatacatacatacatacatacatacatacatacatacatacatacatacatacatacatacatacaatacatacatacatacatacatacatacgtacatacatacgtacatacatacatacatacatacatacatacatacatacatacatacatacatacatacatacatacatacatacatacaacaataGGTCTGATGATGCCACAGTTTCGCTCTCTCCCTCTCCATTCCCACCCCTCTAGGCATTTTTCTATGTAATTGTGGTTTCCATTACATTTTGCATATAAGCTCCCTTGAGCACTGTAGTTGGTAGCAAGTTTTGAAGACCACATTTGCCGGTGCACGGCAATCTCGGTGAAAAGTGTTCTAACTTTGGTAGGTTATTGAACCACCATTTTAAGGTAGGATATAGCTGAGTGGTTTCTGAAGCCGACTGCTGCGCATGCGTATGACAGTTCATCAGCTTGTGAGGTCGAATCCGACAGAAACATTTCTCCACTTATCCCTTCATGTCTAGGGATATTTGGAGTGTTACTAGTGTTACGGGGCGTGTTAACTTCATTCCGACGATTTTCCATAACAAATTCCAATACAGGGTCAAGTTtaaaccattttcaaaaatagggctCGACTTAAGCTACGGAGTGTGTTCTTGTTTTCTTTCTTAATCAAAACAAGTACCGGGTACTGATTTGGGCCGAAGTACGCACAAGGTCGACATTTTAATTGACTTCCAACAAGTATAGGGTGTACCAAATCGTGGGAgagaaagaattgtaaacatgATGATATACTTCGTGGGTGAACCAAGGTCCGAACTATTTATCATGAATACAGTTGGCTCTGAATCAAAATTGTAGTATATTGACACCGTTGATCAAAAGAAAAGGTATTACAAATAGACTTGGataatgtaccttttcaaatACGCATACATATAAACATTTGGTGGTGCTCTTCCCTATTGCGATAAACAAAGGCCTTCACCTGTACGATTTTCCTGTAAGAGGATATTAAACGAACgagaacatttcaaaaaatacgtATGCCGCTTTAAATCAAGACAACAGTAAATTATCGAGGCCTTCCAATCGACAAATTTCACTGCCGTTATCTGAatcataaaatgataaaaaaaaaacacgtttGTGGTGCTAAGTGCTGATTTCGTTGCGACCGGTGCCTACGTTTGCCACATGAAGAGAACAGCTAGTGACATCAAGGTGTAGGGAAACCCTCCCCCACCGTCGTAAGTTGCATGCACTTGTCAGTGCAGCTATACGTCAGGCCCCTGCTGTAAGGAGCTACAGAGTAAGTTTTTTTTCCGATACTTAATTTACACTAGTAGGAACATGGAATCGGTGTACTCATTCGGCTAACACACCACAACGGCTGCTCATCGTTATGGACTTGAAAGAAAATTACACCACAGACTTTTATcaaattgattttgaaaattgtatttgctGAAAACGTGATATTAAGCACAGTGAACTTTCCTGACCCCTCCTTACATGACGTCATTGAACTGCCACTTCTGTTGCTATTTAGTGAggattcaatttttttcgttcTATCTTCCAAACAATGCATCTTGCAGAGACGAGTTACAGACAACTAGTCAACAGAGAGGTAAAAAATATCGTCGTGAAAGGATTCTAAGTTTGTAATTTAGTCGCCAGAGTCATATCAACAAAGATTTTAGGATGTTATTAGGATCATGCAGGGGCTAATAGCACATGAGAGTCACAGCAAATGGTAAATTACATGGGATTGCAGCGTGGCATTTTTCATAGTCTGTAGCAAGATTCAGAATCTTTTCTTGGTTTCAAGTTGAATGTATCGTTAATCTCTGCTGATGTGCGACATTGCAATGCGGAgtgtacaaaaacaaaatgaaataaaaaacaaaacttcatgtattcaaaataaaaagactCCCCTGTCTTAATTAATTGCAACATGGTTCGATTGCTAAACTGAACTTCGATGAATTCAGTGAAAGTATGATGTGACGTTTTTGCCCTTTTACTCTCCTGGATTTAAAATAAAAGACACATGCATTAGGAATTTCCTTTAGGAAAATACAACATGCAAACTTTCCACATAGTTCTTTCACCCTAGATTAGCATTGACGCACAAATACATGAAACCTGTTCGCGTCTCAGTTCACATCGAGGCTCACAAGGTTTAAAGCCCTACCTTTTCCTTATCAAGGAGTAAAAGGAGGGTCACCGAAGCATTTTCTTCTGTAggtaatgttacaatttttgtttttgagataAGTTCGCCTTATTAAAGAGATGCGTAAAAAGCGTTCTGTTTGCTGGTGATGTGTATCGGGGAAACTTTTGAAGGGATATCGACTCGCTAAAAATGTCACCAAAACAAAGAGAAACAAGAACTTTGGTACAGCGAAGTATTAAAAAAACCACATAGGCGCATCTCTGTTACTGAACATTGTGTCAAATCAGAGGTGAAAACTCCTGAAACTTTTTGATATCAGCTTGACCCTAACGCTCCGTTGAGGAAGTCGCCATGTATCATTTGCAGTAAACTTCAAAGATCTAGGGGACGAAAACGTCTTACTCAGATAAAATATCGATTCGAAAAAAGCATAATAACGTGTggcaaaagcaaaaaaaaagtgaaaacaaatcATGAATCACGCAACAAATTAGATtagattgaaaaaataaaatcaaacgttaaaaattaaattgacaGATAATTATGTCTCTCTTATCGTCGgcagaatgaaaataaaaacgtaCTGCCATAGTCATCGTATGATAAAAGGAGAATACATACATGAGTACTTTTCAAGTAACAGTACTGCATTTTACAAGAAACGTAAAAGAAATGAATAGAACACAATTTTccttaaaatgtaaataaatatttgtcatagTATATGTCAAAAGTACATGGGTATTATAATTATCTCTcgacaatatattttatttgggtCTGTCTAAATTAATAACTCGATCTCTACTTTATGCAGATTTTATTTCGGAAGTCTCACGAGTCGAGATCACTATTTTGATTACACAGGATGGACTTGTGACGCGTGCGCGTCGACACTTTGTGAAAGGCGCCCTCACCGAGCTAGCACAACAGATCAAAGAATTGACTTTTGTTATGATCATCATGCTGAATACACCGGTAAACTGGGATCCTACGTCACGCGTCTTTACGCAGATatctttttttcataatttccaaTTGATGATGGATTTTATAGTACTGTAAATAGGTTGACATTTTACTATTGAAAATTAGTAAGTCACCATAGAgcagtttattttgaaaaagaagacaGAAAGCTAAAAAGCTTCTTTTCAAAACGTTCGTCTACCCTGCTAatggtgttgttgttgtagtaCATAATCTCTCTCCGTGGTAAGAACGTGCCGGGCTTTTGAACGACAAACCAATTCTCTATTCTTCAGATCGTGGGCCGCCACAATGTCAACTCTTTGATTTGTTGACGCAATCTTACGTACGATGACATCATCGTACCATTTACGCCAACTTTATGCCAGGAATAAGATCAGTACCTGGTGATTATTGAATAATTTCGTGTCACCACGACGGCTGAACGAAACGGTGACATAAGAAGTTTTCAATCAACTAGATTAGAATTATCTGATTAGATAGTCGCTTTTTTACTATTGAATAAAGGGAAGGCTTATATTTAGTTTCACCAAAATACAGGTATGTCCAAATGTCCGTATTAAACACCACTTTTCATCAAGTAAGCTTAATTTCTGTCGTTCTGATATCTGAGTACGTGTCTTTGTCCATATCATCGTCTATGCCCTGAAATTGATCTACAGTCTCTAGCCACTGACTGACTTTACATTGCACGTCCTGCATTTTTTTGTCCGACTTGTCACAACTGTCGTTTTTCTCCGCCCCGTCGAGAGGAGTGACGTCAGAGCTGTTGTCACCGACGGATACCTCTGTGTCCAGGTGTACGTCACCCAGTCTGTCCCTGATTGGCGAGCTGGTGGCGCTCGAGTTCGACGACCTGCTCTGTAACCTTCGTCCAAACCTCTGCCGCGGTCCGGCGCTCACGGTCTTTGGGGCGAACGAAGGAGTTGCAGCGACGCCCTGAGCTGTCTGCGAGGTCCTCAGAGAGACTAGAGGGTCAACAAAGTAGGACTGTTCTTTAGCGCTCGCGATGCCATTCGGTGTGGTATCTAACAGAACCCTGCCCGAGGCTACACGAGCTGTGATGAGTTCAACGTCCTGGGGAACCTCTGTCGCACGGAAGAAAAATTCCTCTTGATGAGCCCGCTTGCAGAAATCGTTGGCGCGAGCTGCCGCCTCTTCAAACTCTCTCCTCGCACGCTGTTTCAGGTATTCCGAAGTCACGTTGCCATCGGATGTATGTGGTCTTTGCACAATCGGAAAAGATCCCTTTCTTACTAGAGTCCTATTTCCGAGAAAGTGAATCCTCTGACTTGAAATCTCCGGAGCAGAAGGTGATCGGTAAGGTCTCCGTGCGTTCTTTGCATGAGATGTTTCCATAAGCACGGGTAGCCCCTCCGAGTTCAGTTTGATAGCGCCTACCgattgagggcgctctttttCAGGCAGGGCAGTCGCACCGTTGGGCAGTGTGAAGGCAACACTTTTCGCGTGTGCGCTTTTCGGCGGCATTCTGTAATTTGACGACGTCCCCGGGAACCAATCGCTGCCGGCTCGTGATGCTGACCTTATCATTCCGGGTCTTATTATATTCGCTGTGTCCGCAACCGTTTGCGGACGAGGTGGCAGCTGACTCATCTTCATCGTCCTGTCATTGATTCTCTGTGAGATGAAACATAGAGATGAAAAGCGATTAATGCCTCATTCTTATAGCTTGATATAGTCCAAATTTCggaattttttaaaatcagaGAAAGGCAAACTTTATAGGGACCAACTTTTGAAGCCTTATTGTCTCGTCTTGCTCTGAAGAGAAAACAACATTAAGCAGCTAGTTTCACCACTTTTTTCGTAATTAGCATTTTCTGAAGTCTAAACCATGACGAAAATGCCAAATGGACTTGAATTAAGCTATTGAGGGCTTTTGTCGTGGATGGGACTGTTGATCATCCATCCTTGGCCATTGTTTGCCAAAAGTTGGCCTTCCTACGATGTCTCAAGGAAAGGGCCTGAAGGTGGCATATTTACCCCGAGTATTGAAAATAAACTCTCCACCAAAGATTGTCTCTGTGGGCATTGATACAAACACTGGTACTGATGGCCAGACATACACAATTACCTCGCATACAGGTGCCACAGTGCAGCACAGCGGCAATGATCTGCGATTAATTGTCATGCGTGCTTCAGCAAGCGTTGCGTCTGCCAGCGAAAGAGGGATAAGGTATAGAACAGAGGTTGCTCCAGGAATAAGATTGAATAATAAAGATTGGAAATTTGAACTATTGTTCTGAAAGTCATGCGTAAAAATACTAAGCTTATGTTCTTACACTTGACGCTTTAGTAGATTTACCGTCTAGCAAGAAAGACACGCGACATGTACAGTAGAACATCTTACGTCAAGAAACAAGTTCACTGAGCTGATGTTAAACAAATACTACCTGAGAAGCTTGTTTATGGATTCGTACGAAATGTCCCTTTACATACTCGAATGCAAGGTCTGTTGTTACGGCCTGTACACCTGTTGCGGCGTACAGCCTTGGCGGACTAGCCCTGACATGGATAGGAAATGTCGAACTTTTGGGCGACAGAGACTAGGCATCTCTCGCCAAACAGGTGTTTCACTTTATGTGCCGAAAAGATACCCGTGTACCGAAAATTACCCTAACACTTGTTATTCGCCCGACTCGACTCTCCTGACCGAATCAAATAGTCTGCAAATCATGCTTATTCGATTGCTTCACACACACTGGGTCTCTCTGAACCGTTCATTCGATGTCAAAATACGACCTTACAGGTGTGCAATGGCCAGCCATGTTTACATCGTGGACGCTGGGTTTGCAGTTGGCAGAACTTAAGCGGGCGTCCGAGAGGCAATAACTCTACATGAATCACCTGGGTCCTTGTGAACCCAAACAAGGCAAAACACGAGAAAATAATACCACGAGTTGTTGTGTTTTCCCTACCTGACCTACTCGTACAAGACGACCGTCATGAGAGGTGGGCGCCACTGTCGTCGACAACGTCCGACCTTCATCAGCATTTCAAAGTACTCGTCGAGACTCGAAGGACCTTCGGACCGTGTAATAGCACTTCAAATGACAATATGACGGCTCCTTACTTTTGGCCGAGAGCTATACGACGTCTGACGAGTgagacaaattttgaaatacttcCGTGACAAGCTTGAAATGAAATACGCGGATTCGTCACGGTTGAGGAACGCGATTTTGTAAGGCATTCCAATCTGTACATGTTTTACCTGTTCCAATGCGTGTATTCAATCAGGATTCCTCAGTATTGTGTGGTCAACGCCGGACGGGACACACTCGggaaatcacataatttctcgGCAAACTGTGAGAAAACCAAGTGATTACATCAGCCAAAGAAACACAACCTCGATATCTTAACTCTCTTTATAGCAAGTAGAGTGACTCGGATCCTAGCTCAGGCCATAATGTACAGAACGTAGAGATATCAGTCAATTTAGGGAGGGGGCGCACGCAGCCTGGGTTGAAATTAATTGAAGTCGAGTGTGTGGTATACGCTTAGTTAGGTAATAAATCAGACATGTACTCAAAGTGGGGTTAAGAGCCAAAAATATAATGCTCTACCGACTCAGCGAATTCATTCGCCCACGCTGTCATCAATCAATACATCAGACTCTGAAATAGAACTCTGATTTCATATTTAGTATTCAAGTACACCCTCTTCCAATACTTCCTTCTTGTTCTCGGTTGCCAGACCAAAAAAAATCCTTCGTGGCCACCATGACATTTTGTTATCAATAACCGTGTTTGACAACACAGGTAGCTCAATACACCACTATACTTCATCGATTTCACATCTGACCTCCACTATCATTAAAGTCTGACAGTTTTTGGAACCCAAATATGCATTTGTTTACCCGTCGCTAAGTGACACGAACCACTGCGGGCGCTGCCATTGGTTTATAAAGGCAAGCACGTCCACTGCTCTAAGGAAACGAATGATTGTAAAGTTTGCGAATATCTTCAAAGCGgttgaatttttgtaaaattcttgCACTCGCATTCGTTTATAAGCATACTGATCTGACCGTCCTACCGAAAGTAAAAGGATTATTCCAACCCCTTGCGGTGTCAGGGGTTACCCGCAGCAAATGACCCGGAGGGACCCAGACTACATCAATATTTACAGGTGGTCGCGACGAGTTCTGAAAACTGATCAACTCCGCACGTAGCTTCGTAACCATAACTGCACAGTAAGCTTTCGGATCGTAAAGTACATATAAATTTATTTAGAGACGTATGTAGAATAACGTCTGAAGCTGGAAAAACGGACAAACATAGTATCACTGGCTGAAAGCTGAGGCAAACGACAGTTTCTCATTCAAGAAGATGCCTTTCAGAACTTCAATCGGAGAAAGCGGTGGAATCGCTCAGGGGTGGACAAGCTTTTGACCTGGAGGAAGTTTTTAAACACTGAGTCAGCTATATATAGGTTTTGATGTGTGACTGACACGCACCTGTGCGTTACGATTTTATCTCACGACAAATACATATTGTGTACACTCAAACCACAAATATATGCACACCGGTGTAGCATTCGGAAATTCAATAAACTGGTTGATCTAAAACCATCTGACCAAGAAATCGCCAGCGTTTATTGCTTGACCGTACTTCTAGAGCTCAGATGATATCCACTAGGGCGTCAATTGCTTCTCTGAAACGCGCGTTTTAAGCTGTCTTAAGACGAGAAAAACCCAAACTTTTCCGCCTTTACCATAAATGTACTATTTGCTATAGAAACTAAAGGAAGAACTGATTAAAGTTTACGCTTGGTGTAACCATTGATGGTTGTAGCATATCCATATGTACACCGTCAACACATGTTGATTCCGGGACacagaaataaaacataatGTACATCATCAGAATACATTGTATGGGTATTGCGAAGGTATTACTTATCGTTGTAAATGGGGCTAGTGTAAAGAGGGCGTGCTCAGCTACTGGTCGTAGTTGGACCAGGTGGATTTACACATCACGAGAGAAAAAGGTTCATTTGAAACTCGCAGAATTACGTAACGTTGCCTTTACAACAGAGACTTCATACACGACTTGTCTTATGTTTTAGGTCCGTTCATCATTTGCTGCTCTGTCGTAGTCGTTTCCATGACGATGAGAATAAATATGCGAAGGGAGGGAGATAACTTCTACGGTTCGTGTTTGTATTCGGATCCCGAGATTTGTTTTGATTGTGTAAGGTAAAAAGCAAGTTTGACTGGGatctaaaaaaatatttgtcaagaATGCGCCGGATGTGCAATACGATTGATAAATATCatcgcttttcatattttttaagcATATTGTCCGACGCAGTAAGAATTTTTCGCTCTTAATGCCCGATGGTGGATCTTTTAAAACTCAACTCCCCTACCCCCTCAAGGATGTATCGATCGAGCGACGCTAAAGACCATCCAACTACAATGAGAAACAAGCAAATAGGCTTTACGAGCAATTGTTCAGTCCAAGCCGAACAAGCTGTCTCTCTTTGTCAATGGAGTCCCGGCACCGAGGATTACACGTCAGGATAACACGCAACTGGACAAACGAGCATAACCCCTGCCATACTGCTTATTTTctgcattttacattttagGTCGAATGCGTCCCGGGACAAATTTTCCGATCTTGAAATTTTTCGCCGTCTTTTTTCTAATCAACTGTTTAAGTGGacttaattttgaaaatctgtaaagaaatatctgttttcatgaaaatagaaTCTCATTTTCTTCATGGAGCTAAGACAGGgtacagcggccattttgaacttcaaatatcggtagactttatgtaatttgtttctcagtcTATAATCCTTGACGTTGCATCGTGATCTCTGATTATGACACGTGATTATTAATGAAACTGCTTTAAAGGATCCCTgaggaaaagtttgagcaaatgtttaaactTATTGTTTGAGGCGCGTGTGACCTTGAAGACGTTTCCTCTTTTCtctcaatctttttttctttaccATAGTTGGGGTAAAAAAGCATATAATTTGACCGCAGGATTTTGACAGCAAATGAGGAAAAGCCAGCGCCTGTGGAGCTGAGCCACTGAGTTACGCAATGAGGACCTTATTACTGGTGAAGGGGTTACCACGCTGTTGGACTAACGTTTGCATAACGGAGCGCGAGTTGATCGGAAAAACCAACCTCACTACAACCCCGATACAATGACTGGCAAGATTTTTGTTTACAAGTCGCGCAACCCGCAACGCATAGCGTTGTCGTGTCGTTGTCAGTCAACTTGGCCACAGACTAGAACTAGGAGCATGTCAGCTATCCCGTGGCTGTCAAAAAATGCTGACGGGCGAAAATCGACTGCCACCGTTAAGTAAACAACTGCATTAAATTGTGAAAAGAGACCAGTGAGCATGAATTGATACACAGCTCACAGAGAAGTGAACGTCTTGCCACAATTGCTGTTTGAAGAAAAACCCAGTTTGCTTTACAATAATCCGGCCATTCATTCAACGCCGTGTCCATTGTGTGTGGGTCACTGTTGTGTTTAGTTGGACGTACCTGTGAACTTGGCTACCTAAAGCCAGGCAAATGACGTAGAAAAGTTACTGAGTTCGTGATAACTGTCCCCCTCCAAAATACTAAATGTCTCTGACGGTATgttttatgaagaaggagaaaGATATCTGCCAAAACAGGTGGGAGGACTTTCAGAAAGGGACGAGTTCTAGCTACGTTACTCACGCTCTGCGATTCTATCGGCTGGAGCACGGACTGTCTCGGCGGACGCATTCTCGGTGTACCGTCCCTGGGTCGAAGCAGACGCTGTTGATTAGAGAAAATAATGCCTCACAGGTTGTTCATGGTTTTCAATTTAAGACGTAGGTTTCTTGTACATTTGAAGGTGTCTAACCCATAAAATGACGAGGTCCTTTCAGACGAGGTGCTACCCTTGAAAAGTCAGTGTCGGCCATCTGTGACGAGCAACTCAGTACTGATTCGTTCCCTGTGATGGTCGGCAGCTACTATAGCGTACCGACACATCAGATCAAACTGATTGCCCAACAATTCACGTGACTTCAGTCTCGATGTTTGCACTCAAAAGGGCCGCACACCATTACCATTTTCAAGTCCAATTCTCCCCAGAACACGATACAAAGCGTGTGTACTCTC of the Ptychodera flava strain L36383 chromosome 20, AS_Pfla_20210202, whole genome shotgun sequence genome contains:
- the LOC139120291 gene encoding uncharacterized protein isoform X1, translating into MRPPRQSVLQPIESQSRINDRTMKMSQLPPRPQTVADTANIIRPGMIRSASRAGSDWFPGTSSNYRMPPKSAHAKSVAFTLPNGATALPEKERPQSVGAIKLNSEGLPVLMETSHAKNARRPYRSPSAPEISSQRIHFLGNRTLVRKGSFPIVQRPHTSDGNVTSEYLKQRARREFEEAAARANDFCKRAHQEEFFFRATEVPQDVELITARVASGRVLLDTTPNGIASAKEQSYFVDPLVSLRTSQTAQGVAATPSFAPKTVSAGPRQRFGRRLQSRSSNSSATSSPIRDRLGDVHLDTEVSVGDNSSDVTPLDGAEKNDSCDKSDKKMQDVQCKVSQWLETVDQFQGIDDDMDKDTYSDIRTTEIKLT
- the LOC139120291 gene encoding uncharacterized protein isoform X2, with translation MKMSQLPPRPQTVADTANIIRPGMIRSASRAGSDWFPGTSSNYRMPPKSAHAKSVAFTLPNGATALPEKERPQSVGAIKLNSEGLPVLMETSHAKNARRPYRSPSAPEISSQRIHFLGNRTLVRKGSFPIVQRPHTSDGNVTSEYLKQRARREFEEAAARANDFCKRAHQEEFFFRATEVPQDVELITARVASGRVLLDTTPNGIASAKEQSYFVDPLVSLRTSQTAQGVAATPSFAPKTVSAGPRQRFGRRLQSRSSNSSATSSPIRDRLGDVHLDTEVSVGDNSSDVTPLDGAEKNDSCDKSDKKMQDVQCKVSQWLETVDQFQGIDDDMDKDTYSDIRTTEIKLT